One stretch of Acidiferrobacteraceae bacterium DNA includes these proteins:
- a CDS encoding Kdo hydroxylase family protein → MAEAICASEVASLPVSGWDQPCASETREQAVGVLEGGDVVFIPQLRFALDNGEDRLLTPAIAGEGKNISLDPASGVLRGSSAADTEMELLQGMMIRFASLSRALLLNLLPGYAAELTQARTSFRPVEIAGRSSSWRKDDTRLHVDSFPSTPTQGRRILRVFTNINPQGRPRSWRVGEPFAAVVGRYIHSIPGPAPASSVALNLLGLTKSRRSAYDHYMLRLHDTMKADLDYQKNAVQRQFEFSAGSTWIAFTDKTSHAARGGQYALEQTFYLPVDAMMNPAQSPLRILEHTLGRRLV, encoded by the coding sequence ATGGCGGAGGCAATTTGCGCGAGCGAGGTGGCATCGCTTCCCGTAAGCGGGTGGGATCAGCCGTGCGCCTCGGAGACCCGAGAGCAGGCCGTGGGCGTGCTCGAAGGTGGAGATGTGGTTTTCATTCCGCAGCTGCGGTTTGCGCTGGACAATGGCGAAGACCGTCTGCTGACACCGGCGATCGCGGGCGAGGGGAAGAATATCAGCCTGGACCCTGCAAGCGGGGTATTGCGTGGCAGCAGTGCCGCGGACACGGAGATGGAGTTGCTTCAGGGAATGATGATACGGTTCGCCAGCTTGAGCCGGGCCTTGCTGCTCAACCTGCTGCCGGGGTACGCGGCTGAGCTGACACAGGCGCGCACAAGCTTTCGGCCGGTCGAGATTGCCGGGCGCTCAAGCTCCTGGCGCAAGGACGATACACGTCTGCACGTGGACAGTTTTCCGTCCACCCCTACCCAGGGCAGACGCATCCTGCGTGTGTTCACGAATATCAATCCGCAGGGGCGGCCCCGATCCTGGAGGGTGGGCGAGCCGTTCGCCGCGGTGGTCGGCCGATACATTCATTCGATCCCGGGCCCGGCGCCGGCCTCCAGTGTGGCGCTGAATTTGTTGGGTCTGACGAAGAGCCGGCGCAGCGCCTACGATCACTACATGCTGAGACTGCATGACACGATGAAGGCAGACCTGGACTACCAGAAGAATGCAGTACAAAGGCAATTCGAATTTTCCGCGGGAAGTACATGGATTGCTTTTACTGACAAGACGTCCCACGCCGCGAGGGGCGGCCAGTACGCGTTGGAGCAGACATTCTACCTGCCGGTTGATGCGATGATGAATCCGGCGCAATCGCCGCTGCGGATTCTGGAGCACACCCTGGGCCGCCGCCTGGTATGA
- a CDS encoding YrdB family protein, with translation MNLTLRAVLELSIVLAFGYWGYETGTTEASRIGFLVLFPVVGFGIWGAIDFHQLGKNAEYFRLVQELVISLLAAYGLYLSGQMVFAVSLAALTIVYHVLVYLSGERLLKNA, from the coding sequence GTGAACCTGACGCTTCGTGCGGTCCTGGAGTTGAGCATCGTGCTCGCATTCGGCTACTGGGGATACGAAACAGGGACCACCGAGGCATCCAGAATCGGTTTCCTTGTTCTGTTCCCCGTTGTGGGCTTTGGAATTTGGGGTGCGATCGATTTCCATCAGCTTGGGAAAAATGCGGAATATTTCAGGCTGGTCCAGGAACTCGTCATATCGTTGCTTGCAGCTTACGGCTTGTATTTATCAGGACAAATGGTGTTCGCAGTGAGCCTGGCGGCGCTTACGATTGTCTATCACGTGCTGGTCTACCTTTCCGGGGAGAGGCTCTTGAAGAACGCATAG
- a CDS encoding cupin domain-containing protein gives MDMKIYRVGSRPSAKGPAEHFTGDVRLDPLFDPIDPARTSAALVTFEPGARSDWHTHPLGQHLIVTAGSGWTQCWGGPKKEIHAGDVVFCNCGKKHWHGATDTTGMSHIAVQEWKDGTPVNWLEKVTDEQ, from the coding sequence ATGGACATGAAAATCTATCGAGTCGGTTCCAGACCCTCCGCGAAAGGCCCGGCGGAGCATTTCACCGGAGACGTCCGCCTTGACCCGCTATTCGACCCGATCGATCCGGCCCGCACGTCGGCGGCCCTGGTCACCTTTGAGCCGGGCGCCCGGTCCGATTGGCATACCCATCCCCTGGGCCAGCACCTGATCGTCACGGCCGGCAGCGGCTGGACCCAGTGCTGGGGCGGTCCCAAGAAGGAGATCCACGCGGGGGACGTCGTGTTCTGCAACTGTGGCAAGAAGCATTGGCACGGCGCCACCGACACCACCGGCATGAGCCACATTGCCGTGCAGGAGTGGAAGGACGGCACTCCGGTAAACTGGCTGGAGAAGGTGACGGACGAACAGTAG
- a CDS encoding LysE family translocator has protein sequence MTMHLPTLPLLAAFIAASIVLAITPGPGVLYIVARSVIHGRRAGLMSVAGVALGNFGNAAVAAVGLGALFAVSTLAFSVAQYAGALYLVYLGIRLLRSKSTEDPDSVPIPSSGARVFQDGFLVALLNPKTAVFFAAFLPQFMTPATPPLLQSLFLGSLFVVIAAATDSVYALTASTVAPRARRLGRHARIFGGGVFIGLGLFAALSGSRAGK, from the coding sequence ATGACAATGCATTTGCCTACCTTGCCGCTGCTAGCTGCATTCATTGCAGCGAGCATCGTTCTGGCCATCACGCCGGGGCCCGGCGTGTTATATATCGTCGCCCGCAGCGTCATTCATGGCCGCCGCGCCGGCTTGATGTCGGTGGCGGGAGTCGCCCTGGGCAATTTCGGCAACGCAGCCGTCGCCGCGGTGGGCCTGGGTGCCTTGTTTGCGGTCTCGACGCTTGCCTTCTCCGTAGCGCAGTATGCGGGGGCTCTCTACCTGGTGTACCTGGGCATCAGGTTGCTGCGCTCCAAATCGACGGAAGATCCGGACTCGGTGCCGATCCCCAGTTCCGGGGCTCGCGTTTTCCAGGATGGTTTCCTGGTCGCTCTGCTCAACCCCAAGACAGCCGTCTTCTTTGCCGCGTTCCTGCCCCAGTTCATGACGCCTGCGACACCGCCCCTGCTGCAGAGCCTGTTCCTCGGTTCGCTGTTTGTTGTCATTGCGGCCGCTACGGACAGCGTCTACGCCCTGACCGCGAGCACGGTCGCACCGCGAGCCAGGCGTTTGGGTCGCCATGCCCGGATCTTCGGCGGCGGGGTATTCATCGGGCTGGGCTTGTTCGCGGCGCTGTCCGGGTCACGGGCAGGCAAATGA